TCGGCGTGCCGATGGCGATGTCCATGCGCACCGGCAGCGGCACCGGACTCCAGAACGAGAGCCTGCCCAGCGAGAACCCGGGATACGCCGCGAACCCGCCCACCACCGCCAGCGGCACCACCGGCACGCCCATCCGCACCGCCAACCGCGCGAAGCCGTACCGGTCGTCCCACCGCAGGCGATAATCGCGCGACCGCGGGCTCGACTCGCGCCGCCCACCGGGCGTGATCATGAGCTGGTCGCCGCGCTCCAGCACCCGCAGGCACGACGACTCCGACGGATCGATGAGCCCGGCGTCGCGCTTCAACGCCGCCAGTCCGGGAATCGCCCGCTCCAGCGGATTGCCCTTGGACGCCGCGATGCGCAGCGTGCGCAGCGCGCCGCCCCGCTCGAACCAGTCGCGCCACGCCAGCTGGTACACGGCGATCCCGAGATCCACGTTCAGGTATCCCGCGCCGTGGTGGGTGACGTAGATGCACGGCCCCGTGGGTGGCGTCCCCTCCACGCGCACCCGGTGATAGCGCGACATCCAGCGCGCCAGGCGCATGTAGCCGAATCGGTAGCGCCACTGACGCGGGTCGAGCGCCGGCACCTCCCCCGGCCCGGCGGCCGCTTCACCCATCGGAAGTGCCGCCCGCGATGAGTGCACGCACGGCCGCCTCCACGCGACCCGCGAACGCCGCCGGGTCCGCGGCATCCGCGCTCGCCGCCGCCGGCGGCATCATCGGATGGCCGAATCGGTATTCCAGCCGCACCGGCAGCGGAAAGGGCGGCAGCCACAGACTCGCGCCGCGGATGGACAGGCGCCCCAGATGCTGGCGGTCGGCGCCGGCGATGGCGAACGGCAGCACCGGCACGCCGGCTTGGATGGCGAGC
This genomic interval from Gemmatimonadaceae bacterium contains the following:
- a CDS encoding lysophospholipid acyltransferase family protein is translated as MGEAAAGPGEVPALDPRQWRYRFGYMRLARWMSRYHRVRVEGTPPTGPCIYVTHHGAGYLNVDLGIAVYQLAWRDWFERGGALRTLRIAASKGNPLERAIPGLAALKRDAGLIDPSESSCLRVLERGDQLMITPGGRRESSPRSRDYRLRWDDRYGFARLAVRMGVPVVPLAVVGGFAAYPGFSLGRLSFWSPVPLPVRMDIAIGTPIAVAKDPERARDLAVLKPLQEQARRATQALYDTLMARQRGAAP